From one Candidatus Limnocylindrales bacterium genomic stretch:
- a CDS encoding alpha/beta fold hydrolase, whose amino-acid sequence MTTGPTSPPRAGSSEWHHDELAAGGLRFHVVRAGDGPAVLLLHGFPDFWYSWRYQIPALAAAGFRVIAPDLRGYNASDKPSGVKAYDIDLLAADVAALADATATGRVHLAGHDWGGIVAWYAAMQYPEKFQSLVVLNAPHPATFARDLFTTRQWLRSWYMFFFQLPGLPEAMVRLGNFRSLDETYSREVFGRDAFAHREIDDYKAALAMPGALTSAINYYRAAFRRFVRAPRGEHRPIEIPTLLLWGDRDRHLGSSLTVGLDPWVPDLKVRHFPDAGHWLQLDEPDIVNRMMIDFFSSASR is encoded by the coding sequence ATGACGACCGGCCCGACCTCGCCGCCGCGCGCCGGTTCATCCGAATGGCATCACGACGAGCTCGCTGCGGGCGGCCTTCGCTTTCACGTCGTACGTGCAGGCGATGGGCCAGCCGTGCTCCTGCTGCACGGATTCCCCGACTTCTGGTACTCGTGGCGATACCAGATTCCGGCGCTCGCAGCCGCAGGCTTCCGCGTCATCGCTCCGGATCTTCGCGGCTACAACGCATCCGACAAACCATCAGGGGTCAAAGCCTACGACATCGATCTGCTGGCCGCGGACGTCGCCGCTCTTGCCGATGCGACCGCGACCGGCCGCGTGCATCTCGCCGGGCACGACTGGGGCGGAATCGTCGCGTGGTATGCTGCCATGCAGTACCCGGAGAAATTCCAGAGCCTCGTCGTGCTCAACGCGCCCCACCCCGCAACGTTCGCGCGTGACCTGTTCACCACGCGGCAGTGGCTGCGATCGTGGTACATGTTTTTCTTCCAGCTGCCCGGACTTCCGGAAGCGATGGTACGGCTGGGCAATTTCCGGTCGCTCGACGAGACGTATTCGCGCGAGGTATTCGGACGCGACGCGTTCGCGCACCGCGAGATCGACGATTACAAGGCTGCGCTCGCGATGCCGGGCGCGCTGACGTCGGCCATCAACTACTATCGTGCGGCGTTTCGGCGCTTCGTGCGTGCGCCGCGCGGCGAGCACCGGCCGATCGAAATCCCCACGCTGCTGCTGTGGGGCGACCGCGACAGGCACCTCGGCAGCAGCCTTACGGTCGGACTCGACCCATGGGTTCCCGATCTCAAGGTCCGGCATTTCCCGGACGCGGGCCACTGGCTGCAGCTGGACGAGCCGGACATCGTCAACCGCATGATGATCGACTTTTTCTCGAGCGCTTCGCGATAA
- a CDS encoding SDR family oxidoreductase, with protein sequence MKILVIGGTGLIGSKTVAILRQGGHEVVAASPKTGVNTITGEGLAEAVAGTDVVIDLANSPSFEDNAVLEFFETSGHNLHAAEAAAGVGHHVALSIVGTDRTPDNGYFRAKVAQEKLIEASAIPYTIIRSTQFLEFLGGIADSSPASEAYPAGKAIRISPGLFQPIAADDVAVFVADVALAAPRNGIVEIAGPERAPFHEIIARYLKAVGDPRKVVADPEARYFGGKVEEHSLVPLGEARLGRIGLDEWLRRSPVRRAM encoded by the coding sequence TGGCGGCACAGGCCTGATCGGCTCGAAGACCGTCGCGATTCTTCGCCAGGGCGGCCACGAGGTGGTCGCGGCATCGCCGAAAACCGGCGTCAACACGATCACGGGCGAAGGACTGGCGGAGGCCGTCGCCGGCACAGACGTGGTGATCGATCTGGCCAACTCGCCTTCGTTCGAAGACAACGCGGTGCTGGAGTTCTTCGAAACCTCCGGACACAACCTTCACGCTGCCGAAGCTGCAGCCGGCGTCGGTCATCATGTCGCGCTGTCCATCGTCGGAACCGACCGCACGCCCGACAACGGCTATTTCCGCGCCAAGGTCGCGCAGGAGAAGCTCATCGAAGCCTCCGCCATCCCGTACACCATCATCCGCTCGACCCAGTTCCTGGAGTTCCTCGGCGGCATCGCCGATTCGAGCCCGGCGTCTGAAGCCTATCCGGCTGGAAAGGCGATCCGGATCTCACCGGGCTTGTTCCAGCCGATCGCAGCGGACGACGTCGCCGTCTTCGTCGCCGATGTGGCGCTGGCGGCGCCGCGGAACGGCATCGTCGAAATCGCCGGTCCCGAACGAGCGCCGTTTCACGAGATCATCGCGCGCTATCTGAAGGCAGTCGGCGACCCGCGCAAGGTCGTAGCCGATCCCGAGGCTCGTTACTTCGGCGGCAAGGTCGAAGAGCACTCGCTCGTTCCGTTGGGCGAAGCACGCCTCGGCCGCATCGGTCTCGACGAATGGCTGCGTCGCTCGCCGGTGCGCAGGGCAATGTGA
- a CDS encoding cupin domain-containing protein, with protein MKKLLFLLLVATLPFANASAETAASKNAKVTLVYEHELPNVPGKSIKGVLVEYGPGGYSPGHTHARSAFIYATVLEGAIRSRINDEPVKTYEAGQSFTEMPGDRHSVSSNASETKPARLLAVFVVDTGETELTIPMGN; from the coding sequence ATGAAAAAGCTTCTTTTTTTGCTCCTCGTCGCCACGCTGCCGTTCGCCAATGCCTCCGCCGAAACCGCGGCGTCAAAAAACGCCAAGGTCACGCTCGTCTACGAGCACGAGCTTCCGAACGTTCCCGGCAAAAGCATCAAGGGAGTGCTCGTCGAATACGGCCCGGGCGGCTACTCGCCTGGCCACACGCATGCCCGATCGGCTTTCATCTACGCGACCGTGCTCGAGGGCGCCATCCGCAGCCGAATCAATGACGAACCCGTGAAAACGTACGAGGCGGGCCAGAGCTTTACCGAGATGCCCGGCGACCGTCACAGCGTCAGCAGCAATGCGAGCGAGACGAAGCCGGCCAGGCTTCTTGCAGTGTTCGTCGTGGACACGGGCGAGACCGAGCTTACGATTCCGATGGGAAATTGA